GGACCAGGGAACTTCCAGGCCAGACTCTTCCAGAGGCTCCCACCATTTGCCCAGATGCCCCGCAAGGAGCACCTTACGAGAATAAAGTGGAAGAGCCATTCTTTTCTGGATGAGACAGCAATGAGGTATTGTTTGGTTTCATTAGATAAAAGGAATTATCGATTCAAGTCAGAAGCACCACAACTACTGCCATATTAGAAAGATTAGTACCCAAGAGTCCAGACTGCGACCTGATGGAAGCCCCTGGCTGATGGCTCCCGGTACCACTGACCTAATCTGGGGCCTCTGCCCTCAGCCAGGCCCACCCCAATCTTCCTGCCTTGTAAGAGTCCTTGGGGAAGAGATCCACCACCAAGGTCATCTATTCCTGCACCTAACTCTTCCGTCTGCTAGAAAACAGCAACTAGACTGTTCCTAAAAGGATGCTGCTTATCTTAGCCATGTCTCAAGGAAGCCAAGATGGGCCCGGAAGGACCTCAGTCCCGTGTTTATCAGTTGGGAGGTAGAACCCAAATCGCAGTAAAGAAAGACCTTCTCTCTTCCACTACTCACAGGAAATACTGAAGGTAATGAAAAGATAATGAGTAAACCACCACTTATACCAGAGACCTGCAAACTCACAGCCCACCAGGACGAGGACCAGGCAGGTGGCGTCTATGAGTGAAGTACAGTAGAggggtgggtgggtaggtgggAGAGGGGCTTAAGTTGGGGGGGAATTTCATCAAAATGGAGATCATGGCACCTTCCATCCTCCACTCTGAAAACTAGCTTTTTTCTGTGCCATCTCCCCAGTCTCAAATATTGGCCATGGACTCAAAAGTCTTTAAACACAGCAGAGGCTGCTGCCATGTAACTTCTGCCTTAGACCATTTCCTAACCTAAAAAAGCTCTCTCCCTCCACCAAGTAATAAAACTCTAACCAAATTACTACCAAGAGAttaatggaaaatagaaaaatatagcaGCTTCAAAGATACTAGTCTCCCCATTTTCAAACGAAATCAACAGTAATTCATTGAGTTCATTCTTGTGCAGATGGAAGTCAGAAGGGTCCTTCTATTGGTGAGACAGCCTTGTATTATTAGAATGACACCTGCTGCCAACCAGCCCCAAGTAAGATGTCATCCTACCTATCCTCATACTAAGAAGGATCAGACTCCCTATTATAGAGAATAAATTGAGTCATAGAGCAGGGACGGCTCCTCCTTAAACATCATGGAGCCCCTCAGCCACAGGTTTCCCATTCCTGCTTTTGGCACCATCACAGAGAGAGCTGAAATAACAAGTGGAAGTTATCCAGCACCTCGCAGAGCACggggcacatagtaggcacaatTGCATGTCTGCTGAGTGAatcatgcatgaatgaatgaatttagctACTGCTCTTAGATGGGGCTTCCTCCTAGGGAACATTAGGAGCTGTCCCTACCATTCTGAAGACTGGATTTCTCCAGGGGCAGGAGAGAAAGACAAGGGAAGTAATGCAGCATTCCCTCTACAAGCAAACAGATGGCCTTCCTCGCTTTTAGAGGACACTACTGACCCTGTCTGACTCAGAGGAAAAAGGATTCAGGATCCTGGCACCTCTGGGCTGGGTCTGCTTTGACCTTGGGTTAGGCCCTGAGATGGAGAGCAAGTCTTATGCCCTTGTAATCCACATCCCTAACTTTCCTTCTGTTTGGTGCTGTGGGCCATTCCCAGAATCCTTATTCTCAAAGGACTTGGCAGAGTAAGTCAAGGTCAACACGAGGAAGAAAGGGCCCTTTCTTCTCAGGGGCATGCAAGGCTATTTCTGTCCTGGTCTGCAGCATACGGACCTTCTTGGCTCTAGCACAAGAGTGCCTGTATAGGCTTTATTCTGGCCTGTTCTGGAAGCCAAGGTCCCAGGAAGCCCAACCCTCCCTGCTCTGGGAATCTCTTCCTAGAAATTGAGAGGGGGAAGAAAGTGGCTCATCCAGTTTTTCAAAGGTGCCAAGACGGGCAGTTTCAGTGGAACAGTTCTGTGTTGTTGGAGATTGTCCTGCACATTGTGAGATGCCACTAAATGCCAGGGGTGCCCCACAATCACAATAACCCTTCcaacacacacgcgtgcacacacacacatttccaatGCTGCCTGGAAGGATAGCCTGGCCCCTGGCTGAGAGCCACTGGGCTGGTAGCACCCTCATGAGTTTGAGAAACAAAAGCCCCAAAGGTTGAGTGACACACACCCCCAGATCTGACAACTTCTGGTCCAGAGTTCTTCCAGCTGCACTTGAAATAATGGATGCTCATGCAAACAACCACGGGATGCTACAGCACCACAGAGTCTCAAGTACACGGCCATCTGTCTCAATGGCATAGAGAAACaggcacaaagagaaaaaataacctCAGTGTGACCAGAGAATGAGCAAATGCAAGGTAGGGGGCAGGTTCCCAGAGGATACGTTTTTCTAGGCCCACTTAGCTTAGTAAGTCCTCAGCCTAGCAGGTCACTGTCAGGGTGGCAGCCCCTAGCAGGTGAGACCTTTGTAGTTACTACCATGCCAAGGTCAACATGGAGGCACGGGGGCTcagtgagaaggagccagcctctAGTCTCCAGGTTAGAGGTGGGGCAGCCCAGGGGTCCATCCTTCATCTTGAGTCTTCAGCAGGCTCAGTGGGACTGTGGACAGCTCCATCACAGGCTCTCGACCCCTTTTCAGGATCCTCACAGTCTCCGTTGGGAAATATGGCTGTCAGAGCCATCTCCTCCTCAGGGTCTCGGAAGTGATCTGGAACACAAGAGAAGGAGTTACCCAATCAGAAAAGGTTTATGAGTGAGCAAGCTAGCAACGAAAGGGAAGTAGTTGGTCCCAGTGACTATctacttgaaaaacaaaacaaaaaccttaaaaatgtacataccctttgacccagcaattccacttctaggattttatcctaaggaaataattaggaataattagtggagctgctgcagccatcttgctAGCAGCCTGAGGATGAAACGACATGGCGGATGGCCCAGCAGAGAGAAGGACAGAACCTGGGTCCTTGATGGAGTCACTGGGCCCCTGAATCAACCAGCCCTGAAGCTGACTCCACCTCTAGACTGTCTTTTAGGTGAGATAATGAATTCCCTTGCTGCTTATGCTGGTTTGAGTCatggtttcttctttctttctttctttttcttttttttttggtgaggaagattggccctgagctaacatctgtgtcaatcttcctctattttgtatatgggacaccgccacagcatacACGGTTTGATGAGctgtatgtaggtccatgcccggaatccaaacctgcaaactctgcgccactgaagcagagcatgtgaacttaaccactatgccaccaggctggccccgagtCATGGTTTCTTTACCTGCAGCTAAACGCATCCTAACCAATTTGATGTTCAACAAAGGGATTGGCTGAGGAAACTGTGGCTTGCTCCCGAGGGGATTCAGGCTTAAAAATGATGCATAAAATCCCATAGAaccaaacacatgcacacacacaaataagtacACATAAAAttggaaatctgaataagatctgTGGATCGTTTCAATGTCAATATCCAGTTGTGATATTATCCTATAGTTTTGcgagatgttaccattgggggaaactgggcaaAGTGTACACAGATCTCTTTGTGTGATTTCTTACAACTGCAAGTGATTTACAACTAtcccccaaaaaagataaaagatgttgCTGACACATAATTATTGCTGTGGAATATTGCACAGTCACAATGTCATTGAGGAAGAAAGCAGATTCCCTAACGGTATGTATAAATGTATGTACGTATCTGTAACCCCATActcattatatatattataaatgcatatgtataGTCCCTAAATGCAATTTTCATCTTAGCACATTCACTTCTACATTAAATTAAACAATTTGTTATATGCTACAGAGAGGGAAGTTATCCAAGATTTGCACACAATTTTTTGattcctttgctttattttttccctttagtttcCAGAGACATCCAAAATCTTGACGGAGAGGTTGAAGTGAACAGTTttgcaattaaatattttaaatatctgatgCATTTTGCAGATGACCTGTGTGTTATACACAagtgaatttattaaaatttaaatagcacaAGGAgatatagatagacagacagatagactgGTCTATCCCAAAATACGGATTGTAGTTACCTCCGAGTGATGGAATTATATGAATGATTTTTAAtagttgttttccttcttttaatttttggagcTTTTAACTGtgataggcagaattctaagacgGCCCTCAAGATTCCCACCTCTTGGTGTCCTCAGCCTGTATAATCCCTCCCTTGAGTGTGGGTAGGATCTGTGAATATGATGCGATGGTCACTCCCTTGATTTGGGTACCATACATGACAAGGGAGACGATGGATCGTCACTCCCGTGACTAAGTTACATCATAGGAGACAGGAGATTCTCCTGCTGTTTGAACGGGCAGCTGCCGTGCTGTGAGAAGGCTGTGAGAGGATGGAACTGTGGGGCCTCTTGGAGCAGAGAGCAGCCCCGGCTGCCAGCCAGTAAGAAGGCAGGAACCTCAGTCCTATAgcagcaaagaaatgaattctgccaacaaccacgtgAGACTGAAGGAGGACTCAGGCCCCATCAAGGCCCGGCTGACACCTTGATGCAGCTTTGAGACCCGGAGCAGAAggcccagctaagctgtgcccagacACCAGATCCACGGAaagtgtgagagaataaatgtgtgttgttttaagctgctcagTTTGGgtaacttgttatgcagcaatagaagaCTGATACATCaactaatgatttttttaaaaataagggacacaataaaagtttattttaacaCACTGCCCACTGTTTCTGTAAGAAAGCTATAGTGTTCAGCACACTTTGGAGGGGTGGCACATACATTCAGCTGGTGACAACCTGCTCCCCGggtactttctctctctgtcaacATAGCCTACATGCCCACTGACCTCACAGAGctgtcttcccttctccttctctctcgcCCCCACTTAGCGGCCTGATGATTCTAGCCTAGAAACAGCTCCTGGCTGACTTCCCACCTCTCCATTCCAACACTGCCCTGGTTGGGTCCAGGCTGCCCATCGTCCCTTCTGAGACTATGCAGTCCCCTCCTAGCTAGGCTCTGTCCGCCTGTGGTCTCTCCCTGCTCCTGCAATCCTGTCACCTCTCAGAACATACCCCTAAGCTTGACACCCTGCTCAGAAATCGTCAGTGGCTCACTATGATACCCCGGCCCCTGGCCCCATAAGACATTAACCACAACCCTGCTCAGAACGAGCCTAATATGCTATCTTTAGCTTGCAGGAAACCACGAAGAAAGTAAGGAGAAGATGGATGATCAAAACCAGGCCAAACTGGTTGAAGGCAACATGGCAGTCTGACTTGACCTGACATAGACCCCACAACTTACTATGTGCTCATTGTAATACATTATCATATTATAGAACACACCCACCAACGCCATGGCAGTCTACAACAGCCATGGAAATAGCAGGATATaaccaaataaggaaagaaaagaggtggcaCCCCTGCTTCCCAGAAAAGCCTGCCCACTTTCCCAGACAACTGTGACTATTCCTCCGCTTCTTTACCTAGACCTCTTGTAATAGCTGCTGAGTCGCCCCAGGAGCTGAGAAGTTGACTTGTGAACTTAGTTcccacttctccattctttggccaTTGAATAAAGCTAGTGCTATTGAATGCTCAACTTTGGTTTTGTTTCAAATCAGAGACACTGAACGGGAAAGAACCCTCCAGGCAAGGGACGGATTGTGGGTATGAGGCCCACCTATGGGCCTCGGAGCTCCTCTGAGTGTGGGTTGGGGTCCCACTGGGGTGACGTGAAATTGGTAACAACCATTCCTGAGAGATTTAGGTCCAGGGCCCTGAATTGGCCCCAATTTTTCTCTTCAGCCTCAGCCCTCACTAGTCTCTTTCTGGACCTCATCCCAGGGTATTCTTGACAGAGGCCCCTTTTCTGAGCATGAGACCATGCAGTCAAGCCTTTGGTCATGTCACTGTTTCTCCAGGTCTTCCCACTTCACCTCAGAAAAGCCCCAACCCCAGTTCAAATGTCATTTGCTCCGTGATACTCCCAGGATCCTCAGGGGAAGATGGAATGTGTTTGGTTCCATGCGTCCCACCACACACCAGGCTGACACCTGCATCACAGCCCCGCCCACACCGCCTTCATTAATCAGACTCCTGGGGCTACAGCCCTGCTGACCCAGCCTGTGTGCTGGCTGCCTGATGACAGGAGCACCTCACATTGCTCATCCGGCACAAGGCAAGTGTTTCATGGATGTTGGTCCACTCTATCCCCAAGGTCCCTGTGTGCATGTGACCCCTCCCATAATCCCAAGCACCAGGGTCCAGGAGGTCAGGAAGGGGACACACTCACCCTGAGCTGGGCCACTGGGGGAGACGGCATCTGGGTCCTTCCCCCGGCTCCAAGGACCCAAGGAAAAGCAGGCCAGCAGTGCCAGCAGGCCCGGTCTCTCCCAGGCTCCTTCCGCTAGAAAGAACACCAAGTCCCAGAGGCAGCAGGTCAGACGGTGCTTGACACGACTGAGAGATTTTCTGTTTAGTAAACCAAGAGCTGCAACTGCCAACTGCCCTACTTTCAACAGTCTGATTAAAAAACCAAAGATTCTGATGTACAAAAGGGGGTGAGGTTTTGTACTTAAAatagaataacaacaacaaaaggattGCTCTCTATATAGtgacttatttaatcctcacaaaaaccctacTACTATGTAGGTACCACGTTGTGAAAACCATAGtaacaaaaaaagacatgaaattaTGTGCAATTACACAGCACCAAAGAAAGTACTCAGAGAGCAGTAATTTGCCCCTGATTTTTAGTTCAAACTATTTCTTAACAGGAATAGATTGAATCTTTTTAGATAatcacacacaaaataattacATGTTGATTCTGGTTTCCTCATTATGGTACCACCTCAGTTATCTGGAGATCACTCAAGAGCCCCCAAATTCTGGAATCAGGTCAACTGgagcaaagtttaaaaaaaaagtaagactcTGAGAAGCCCAAACACAGAATATCCTGGTTCATAATTCTTTACTCGGGGTTTATTTACTCCTAATTTGCATCCAATCCTAACAAGACTAGATTCTTAGTTTTTCAATCCAAAGGCAAGTGGGTTAGGCATAAATTGGATCAAAGGACACTGCCAAGAGGCAGGCAACCTAAAATATAAGACTAGCTATCAGGCATGGAGCAAAAAGactggaaaactttaaaaaaaaaaatagccataaCTGCTAGCAAAACCTTAGCAACACGAATCCCTTTGGTGTGAGGGTCGTGGTGCAGCCCACCTCAAGAGCCCCAAAGAAATCAGTGGATGTTGAGTTATAATTACACTCATGACCTTGAGCCACGAATGAAAGGTTTCATGTTGTTCAGTATGCTTTTATAAAAGTAGAAGCAACTTTAACAAGTGGAGAATGATTCCCttgcaaaatgttaaaatttcctAAGTGTTAGGGATTAAAAGGAGGCACAGATTCTGCATGCCAGGCAGGGTGTTGGGAAATGGGAATAGAGTCATGCGCCGCGTAACGATGTTCTGGTCAACCACATCGCATAtaatgacggtggtcccataagattagcaccatagagTCTACATATGTAGTAGCCTATAACACctaggcttgtgtaagtacactctgtgatgttcacacgacaagaaattgcctaatgatgcatttctcagaacatatccccgtcgttaagcgacacatgactgtacaatGCTGATGGAACTCACAAATGAAAGTGACAAAACCATGGGGTAAGAGCTTAGAGGGCAGCAGCGGGTTCTGGGATTTCACTTGTGAACCTGCAAACAGGAATGGGGAGGgtcatggaaggcttcctggaggaggaagtcCAGTTCTGGAAGATGAGATGGGATTGGTCAGGCAAAGAGGAGCATGGAGGAAAAAGATTTTCATTCCGAGGCAACTGCAATGTGTACAAAAGCTTAGGAGGCCAGAGCAAGCTTGGCTCTGGGGAATTAAAAGTTGTTCCTTGGGAATGGGAGCCAACTAGGAGATTAAGGGCTCAGAGAATTTCCCAGGCACCAGCTCATTAGGGGGCAGAAAATTTTCCCCCTTGGGGCCAGATCAGCAAAGGGCCTGGCATCAACAATCAGACGGACAATCCACCTCGAGCTATTCCCGAGGTCTTTCAGGATGCTGGTTGTTGAGTTTCAAATTTAGCCAGCCTCCTTACAGACTCCACAGAAAGGTGTTGGGGGCTAGGAGGGAGAGGTTAGGGCATGCTCCACAGCTTGACAGGGATGGCCTTCCCCCAGGCAGGCCAGGCTGGCAGGTGGGTCTGTGACATCAGAGGTACCAGGCCTCCTGGCTGGAAAAGGCTCCCCTGCAAGTCTGGCATCTCCCATTTGCTGTTAACACATCAATGCCTCAGGGAGGTAGAATACAGCTTCTGTCTTCATTAACTCTTTAGCGAGAAGAGCTGGCAGAGCTTGGAGGCGGGGCTGGTGCTGacagtgggggcggggagggagctgggagggtAAAGAACGCTCCTGCATCTCCCACTTTTGCCAGATCCAGCTACACTTGAAGTTCATATTCTAATCCTGGGACACTGGAAAGCTCCTGTAAAACCTGTGTACCAGGATGCAGGAGATTCTGACCCTTCTGCTGATGGCAGCAGTCACAGGGGCTGGAAAAAGATCCTAACTCCCCTCCCCACACTTTAGGAGAGTGTGACGGAAAAGGTGGTCTCAGCAGaccatgggggagggagggagacacagCAGAGGGTACACAAGCAGGTGGGTAACCAAGAAGGACCTGAAAACTCTGTGCCCTCAGCCCCTCCAACCCTTTCCTCTAAGTCGTCTAAGTATCTAAGTTCCTCTAAGTCCCTGGTATCtgttccttgccttcttcctcccCTCGGCACTTCCACAATGAGCCTCCACCGTCGCATCCTATAAGTTCCGGGCACCCCCAACTCCCTAGTTCCAGTTCTGCCCCGCTCCCATGGCAAAACTTGCGCATCCCAAGACTTTCGCCTCTCCTTACCTTCCTGCCCCTGGCCTCTGGCTGGCTCCCAGATCTTGCCCAGCCCAGTCCCACCCTTCTCTCCACCAGCCTCCCCCCGCCTTCTGCACGTCCCCTCGGCTTTCCTAAGCCCTTGCATCTCCCATGCACTCCAGATCTTCCCGGGACAGGCTCGACCCCTTGCCCAGATCCTGCTGCGCACTAGCTGGGAGGCCCAGTGCTAGGCaactcccctctctgggcctcagtttacttcGGTGCACAACGAGGGGCGCTGGCCTAAAGAGTTCCAACTTGAGGGCCTTCCCCCAgccgccgcccgcccgcgccttccCGGGCCTCGCGCCCCCTCACCTGGTCGCGCGGGCCCGACGGCTTGCAGCGCCCTGCAGGCGGCCGCCTGGACGGCCAGGCAGGAGGCCGGGCGGCCGGGACAGTAGGCGGCCGCCTGCACCGGGCCCCCCGCCTGGCGGCCGAAGACGGCGCGCAGCAGCGCCTCCAGCAGCCGCAACCCCGGCGCCACCGCGTCCTCGGGCCCGGCCTCGGCCACCAGCACCCCGACCAGTGCCGCGCCGGCCCGCCTCCGGCCGCGCACGTCCCGCAGCATCTCCCGCAGGCGGCGCCGCGGCTCCCGGGCGGCCAGCGACGCGGCGCGGCACAGCACGAAGATGAGCGGCGAGCGGATGGCGCGCGTCTCCGCCGTCCCGGGCGCCCTCCGCGCCCCCGGCGCCCCGGGCCCCGCGCGCTCGGCCGCCGCGCCCCCCGGCTGGCCGGCCGCCGGCTCGGCGGGGAACAGCGCCCGGGCGAAGTCGCGCAGCTGCGCGCGGCTCTGCTCGCGCTCCCACAGCTCGCCCACCAGCAGCACCTGCCCGCGGCCGCCCGCCGCCTCCACCAGCGCCTGGAAGGGCGGCTCGGCCGGGCGCGCCTCCAGTTCCCGCTCCATGCTCGCCGCCGCCCTGCCGCGCCGGCTGCCGGCCTCTCCCGGCGGCGGCGCCCGGGTCCCGGAGGACACGCCCCCGAGGGCTGCGCCCCGCCCGACCCCCGGGTCCTCTGAGGGTGGCGCCCCCCGCAGCCCTTCTGGCAAACTCGGGGAAATTGCCCTGTGGCCgttcgtccatccatccatccgtccatccatccatccgtccatccatccagccagccagccaacaaacgcttattgagcacctactaggtACAGGGCAGCCGAAGGTGGAGGAAGACAGAATTATTATGTGAACAAATATACGCTCACAAATGAGCTCGGTTTGAGACCTGAAGCAGGTATTTCTGAGGAGTCCGTGTGGTTCGGGGATAGGGACTTTTGGAGGCAGGGCCTGCCCCTAACTGTGCTGCTCTGGAGTGAGAGGGGGGCACCAGAGAAGGGGGTGCAAAGAAGGGGGTAGGAGAAAAGAGATGAAGCAGGGatttcttcctttgcttctgtCACTTAACTCACCTTTTGTGCCTTCGGCATTTAACAAAAACCAACTGAGCGCTCATTCTTGCAACATACACTTATTACCTGCGGGGCACTGGTGTCTGCACTGGGGGTGAAAACCAAGAAGGCAGACaatgctgctccctggggagcaGAAAGTCGAGGGCGGCAGACATGGGGCATGGTGGTGCTCTGATCTGTGTGGGCCCCTGGGGACAAGAGGATGTCAGGAGGCCAAGTCAGAAGCAGGaatgcatttcctttcttctaacgGTCTATATAGAACATTGTCCCATAGAACATCGGTGAtgttggaaatgttttatattgtCTGTACTGTCCGATgctgtagccactagccacatgtggctattatcGAGCACTTGAAATCTGCCTAGGGCAACTAAAgaactgaattttacattttattgaagTTGAATTAAATGTAATTAGCctcatgtggttagtggctacgTTATGGGACAGTGCTGGCCAAGGCTCTTTATTTCCCCTCTGTTACACAGTATAGACCAAAGGCCCCTTTGGGTCAAGAACATGTTAATACTCAGCTCTTTCCTTCACCATATAAACCCCAATCTACTCTTCTAGTTACCCTCTTCCCTGCCCCCTATAACTATGCTGAACCATTTCCTCCTGGAGAGTTCTAATGTCCAGTCAATAAAACAAACCtgttttgagtacctactatgtgcaagcaGCCCTGCCCTAAGTCTGATCATCCGGCAGTTGTTTCAGCCAATGCTAGGGGAAGGGCCTCATATTTCTGTTGGAGTCCTAGTTAATATGACCTATTGCCTCTGGATACTATCTTTGCCCAGGGCAGAGATCCAGGGGCTTGGGTGGGAAAAGCCCAAGATTTGGAGCAAGAAGCTCTGAGCTGGAATCAGCTTTGGTTCCTGCACCAGCTCAGTGACATAGTCATTCAGCCTGTACTTATTGAGCATCTCCACCATGCACTGTGCCCAGTGCTGCGGAGACAGCTGGGAATGGGACAAGTTCCTCCCTTCATGGAGCTGACGTTCAGGTGGCGgctgggagaaagagaaacaagtaaACACATACATAACAGCTTCAGATGGTGATTGgtactatgaaaaaaataatgcttCGATGATAAACAATATCATCAAACAGATGATATTGTCCTGGAGATGCGGGCCGCTTCCTATGAATACAATCTTGAAGATGTCACAGAAGCAGGGGGAAGGTTGAAGAGGACTGAGACACTAACGTAAAAACCATGAGAAGCATCCTCTGCCTACCTCCTTGGAGGCAGCAGGTGGTTGGGTCGTGGTGTGTGGGAAGGAAACAGAAGCCCCTTGCAGATGAAGACTGGTGCCATGTATGGGAACAGGCTGAGTAAACACCTTGTCATGTGCTCTTTTCTCTGCCCACATTGGCCTTCATAGATCATTGCCCAGCCCCAGCTcattcccacctccacccccaccaccattGCCATGATGCTGGGAGGCAGAAAACAGCTGTGCCAGCCAGTGGTGTTAACATCAggctgaggaagaggaaggaggaatcaTTATTTCCCCTTCACAGCTTCATGATCTAAGGTGGCAGCTaaagctccagccatcacatctgtTTTCCAGGCAGCTGGATAATAGAAgattgagaaagaaacaaaaatcaaattgaCTTCAGATTTCTTAATAGCAACACTGGCTTTAAGAAGACagttaaataacattttcaaagtaTCAAAAGAA
This Equus asinus isolate D_3611 breed Donkey chromosome 19, EquAss-T2T_v2, whole genome shotgun sequence DNA region includes the following protein-coding sequences:
- the C19H2orf72 gene encoding uncharacterized protein C2orf72 homolog isoform X1 — translated: MERELEARPAEPPFQALVEAAGGRGQVLLVGELWEREQSRAQLRDFARALFPAEPAAGQPGGAAAERAGPGAPGARRAPGTAETRAIRSPLIFVLCRAASLAAREPRRRLREMLRDVRGRRRAGAALVGVLVAEAGPEDAVAPGLRLLEALLRAVFGRQAGGPVQAAAYCPGRPASCLAVQAAACRALQAVGPARPAEGAWERPGLLALLACFSLGPWSRGKDPDAVSPSGPAQDHFRDPEEEMALTAIFPNGDCEDPEKGSRACDGAVHSPTEPAEDSR
- the C19H2orf72 gene encoding uncharacterized protein C2orf72 homolog isoform X2, with protein sequence MERELEARPAEPPFQALVEAAGGRGQVLLVGELWEREQSRAQLRDFARALFPAEPAAGQPGGAAAERAGPGAPGARRAPGTAETRAIRSPLIFVLCRAASLAAREPRRRLREMLRDVRGRRRAGAALVGVLVAEAGPEDAVAPGLRLLEALLRAVFGRQAGGPVQAAAYCPGRPASCLAVQAAACRALQAVGPARPAEGAWERPGLLALLACFSLGPWSRGKDPDAVSPSGPAQG